A single Paenibacillus sp. FSL R5-0517 DNA region contains:
- a CDS encoding serine hydrolase domain-containing protein, with protein sequence MKINQKYSYVNKAITSVLVLVIIIMTCPGSVRAEVEQVETTPSRIALSSLEETIDSYVATNQKKTAAVSVVAIKNGETIVNKAYGYVDFEQKRQADTSTVFEWGSTSKLLVWTSVMQLVEQGKLDLDTDIQEYLPEGFLKKLEYDAPITLRNLMHHNAGWEDRLIDLWYSSESDIVELGEALQKFEPRQIDQPGSVVAYSNYGTAMAAYIVEVQSGQPFYKYVNEHIFKPLNMKETSMHPSQHDNLNVLKKRNEIQGYTTSLKLIPKNRAYISLYPAGAAIGTAEDAAKFLAALMPVDHSNLLFTNKETLDEMLSPSLYYDGTSNPRIAHGFFEVEYWVPTLEHAGSTAGFTSKFVIDPESKFGLVVMTNQSNEMAYSVGLVQKVFGSSFSTNSVTSESGGYYLPARRVVSGFTKAYSMLSLQKYTTFDLSNFANVVERNGTIEKVSIPYNDFLPVSNLTINLIKASFIALAVAILLSLRAIIGYFIRLSKYKLKNWERPGTGFDKYHIAINIASLALILNTTLLFMRALGFAPYSSLRVHLILNLVYVILAAAYLVLMFYKLLKRSYSKKQKAVYIMSGISAFLFATFIMGWDLYF encoded by the coding sequence ATGAAGATTAATCAAAAATATTCCTATGTTAATAAAGCAATCACTTCTGTTCTTGTACTTGTAATCATCATAATGACATGTCCGGGATCTGTGCGCGCTGAGGTAGAGCAGGTGGAGACAACACCCTCCAGAATTGCGTTGTCTTCACTAGAGGAAACGATTGATTCATATGTGGCCACGAATCAAAAGAAAACCGCTGCCGTATCGGTTGTAGCTATCAAAAACGGTGAGACGATTGTGAATAAGGCCTATGGTTACGTAGATTTTGAGCAAAAGAGACAGGCAGACACCTCTACTGTATTTGAATGGGGTTCAACCTCTAAACTGTTGGTCTGGACGAGTGTTATGCAACTTGTAGAGCAGGGGAAGCTTGATTTGGATACCGATATTCAGGAATATTTACCAGAAGGGTTTCTTAAGAAGCTTGAATACGATGCTCCCATCACCCTAAGGAACCTAATGCATCATAACGCAGGGTGGGAGGATAGATTGATCGATTTATGGTATTCATCCGAGAGTGATATTGTGGAGTTAGGTGAAGCTTTACAAAAATTTGAGCCAAGGCAGATTGATCAACCTGGGAGTGTCGTTGCTTATTCGAACTATGGTACGGCTATGGCTGCTTACATCGTTGAAGTGCAAAGCGGACAACCCTTTTATAAATATGTAAATGAACATATATTTAAACCGCTGAATATGAAAGAAACTTCGATGCACCCGTCACAGCATGATAATCTAAACGTCTTGAAAAAGAGAAATGAGATTCAAGGGTACACTACGAGTCTGAAACTCATCCCTAAGAACAGAGCATACATAAGCTTATACCCTGCGGGGGCCGCCATTGGCACAGCAGAGGATGCAGCTAAATTTCTCGCAGCTTTAATGCCGGTGGATCATAGTAATTTATTATTCACGAATAAGGAAACGTTAGACGAGATGCTGTCACCAAGTCTATATTATGATGGAACTTCTAATCCTCGAATTGCACATGGCTTCTTTGAAGTGGAGTACTGGGTGCCTACACTTGAACACGCTGGAAGTACGGCGGGATTTACAAGTAAATTTGTTATTGACCCGGAGTCTAAATTTGGGTTAGTGGTCATGACAAACCAGTCAAATGAAATGGCTTATAGCGTTGGTCTTGTCCAAAAAGTGTTTGGAAGTAGCTTCAGTACAAATTCGGTTACATCTGAGAGTGGAGGATATTATCTGCCTGCGCGACGGGTCGTTTCCGGTTTTACGAAGGCATATTCAATGTTAAGTCTGCAGAAGTATACAACATTTGACCTTAGTAACTTTGCAAATGTTGTTGAGCGTAACGGGACTATTGAGAAGGTCTCCATTCCTTATAATGACTTTTTGCCCGTATCCAACTTGACGATAAACTTGATCAAAGCATCTTTTATTGCGCTTGCAGTAGCCATCCTGCTCAGTTTGAGAGCGATAATTGGCTATTTTATTAGGTTATCCAAATACAAGTTAAAAAACTGGGAAAGACCCGGTACAGGCTTTGATAAGTATCATATTGCTATTAATATTGCCAGTTTAGCATTGATTTTAAATACGACCCTATTGTTCATGCGAGCCTTAGGCTTTGCCCCCTATTCTTCATTACGCGTACATCTCATCTTAAACCTGGTTTATGTGATTCTAGCAGCAGCGTACCTTGTCTTGATGTTCTACAAACTCCTGAAGAGAAGTTACAGCAAAAAGCAAAAGGCGGTATACATCATGTCTGGCATATCTGCTTTCCTGTTTGCTACTTTTATTATGGGATGGGATTTGTACTTTTAG
- a CDS encoding DinB family protein, whose product MTKTTALDVLLIQKDDTWDQCNWIVPLSKSLEGLTAEQAAWIPPSGGLSIWQLVNHMYYYNHRLLCRMQGKEPTLPAVDSNEYTFGNPGDATDTAGWNTLMKSTTRLAQQLRDQLAALEESDLEAAYMDSEEKWVHELARWILHDAYHAGQIVLLRRQQGSWKIVF is encoded by the coding sequence ATGACGAAAACAACAGCATTAGATGTGTTACTGATTCAAAAGGATGATACATGGGATCAATGCAATTGGATTGTACCTTTGTCGAAGTCTTTGGAAGGTCTTACAGCAGAGCAAGCAGCCTGGATTCCACCCTCAGGAGGATTAAGCATCTGGCAGTTGGTTAACCATATGTATTATTACAATCATCGCTTATTATGTCGCATGCAAGGTAAAGAACCTACCCTTCCTGCTGTAGACTCCAATGAATACACGTTTGGCAATCCTGGAGATGCAACGGACACAGCCGGATGGAATACACTGATGAAGAGTACAACTCGATTAGCCCAACAATTGCGAGATCAATTGGCTGCACTTGAAGAGTCAGACCTTGAAGCTGCGTATATGGACTCCGAAGAGAAATGGGTACACGAACTTGCCCGCTGGATACTTCATGATGCCTATCACGCAGGACAGATTGTGCTGCTTCGCAGACAGCAAGGAAGCTGGAAAATCGTTTTCTAA
- a CDS encoding amino acid permease, with product MRENEHRSSLFRKKPIASEGDNSSALKRALGPLDLTTLGVGAIIGTGIFVLTGVAAATYAGPGLVLSFLLAGIICAFAALCYSEFASSIPASGSAYTYSYTAFGEVIAWILGWDLILEYGFASAAVASGWSGYFQTLLSGFGLELPHALTSAFSPEKGTYFDITAAVITLIITFLLTRGVKEAARANGIMVAIKIIVVLIFIGVGVFYVEPTNWQPFLPFGISGVTAGAATVFFAYIGFDAVSTAAEEVKRPQRDLPIGIIASLAICTVLYIVVSLILTGIVPYNMLNVSDPVAFAFEFVQLKGLSWIVSLGAIAGITTVLLVMMYGQTRLLYSMSRDGLLSPVFSKVSGKSQTPAVGTWVAGIIVALFSGFISLGHLAELTNIGTLFAFAVVSLGIIVLRKNNPNLKRGFRVPLVPLIPILSALGCVYLMTRLAALTWITFFAWLIIGLIIYFAYGRHYSHLNPARRISSAMRAKDK from the coding sequence ATGCGTGAGAACGAACATCGATCTTCATTATTTCGTAAAAAACCAATTGCTTCGGAGGGAGATAACAGCAGTGCATTAAAACGGGCGCTCGGCCCTTTGGACTTAACCACACTTGGGGTAGGTGCAATTATTGGTACCGGGATTTTTGTGCTGACCGGTGTAGCTGCCGCAACGTATGCTGGCCCGGGTCTTGTACTGTCATTCTTGCTGGCAGGTATCATATGTGCCTTCGCTGCATTGTGTTACTCGGAGTTTGCCTCAAGCATACCGGCATCGGGTAGTGCGTACACGTATAGTTATACGGCTTTTGGTGAAGTGATTGCCTGGATTCTGGGATGGGATCTGATATTGGAGTATGGATTCGCGAGTGCGGCGGTAGCCAGCGGATGGTCGGGATATTTCCAAACGTTATTGTCCGGATTTGGATTGGAGTTACCACATGCACTGACGAGTGCGTTCAGCCCGGAGAAGGGAACTTATTTTGATATCACGGCTGCGGTCATTACGTTAATTATTACCTTCCTGCTAACCCGAGGGGTGAAGGAGGCGGCTCGTGCGAACGGCATCATGGTTGCGATTAAAATTATCGTGGTGTTAATCTTTATTGGTGTGGGAGTCTTCTATGTAGAGCCAACCAACTGGCAGCCATTCTTGCCCTTTGGTATCTCAGGCGTAACTGCGGGAGCAGCAACCGTATTCTTTGCTTATATCGGATTTGATGCGGTCTCCACAGCTGCAGAAGAGGTTAAGCGGCCACAACGGGATTTGCCGATTGGAATTATTGCGTCACTGGCGATCTGTACCGTTCTCTATATCGTTGTATCATTGATTCTCACAGGGATCGTGCCGTATAACATGTTGAATGTTAGTGATCCGGTGGCGTTTGCATTTGAATTTGTTCAATTAAAGGGATTATCCTGGATTGTATCTCTTGGAGCGATTGCGGGCATTACGACGGTATTGCTGGTCATGATGTATGGCCAGACACGACTGCTCTATTCCATGTCTCGTGATGGACTGCTGTCTCCCGTTTTCTCCAAAGTTAGTGGTAAGAGTCAGACACCAGCCGTAGGGACTTGGGTTGCGGGCATTATCGTGGCTCTGTTCTCCGGGTTCATCTCGCTGGGACACTTGGCAGAACTTACGAACATCGGAACGTTGTTTGCTTTTGCAGTCGTAAGTCTGGGTATTATCGTGTTGCGTAAAAATAACCCGAATCTCAAACGAGGCTTCCGCGTTCCACTTGTGCCGCTGATTCCGATTCTGAGTGCCTTGGGTTGTGTATATTTGATGACACGCCTTGCGGCTCTGACATGGATTACGTTTTTTGCGTGGTTGATCATCGGGTTGATTATCTACTTTGCGTATGGACGCCATTATAGTCATCTGAATCCGGCACGCCGAATCTCCAGTGCTATGAGAGCGAAGGATAAGTAA
- a CDS encoding CGNR zinc finger domain-containing protein produces the protein MDRLWTDFVNSDYHDWRGGDRSEDRLGKANWQQEFLDRWQLQASVPASPEDELLMRDFRNELMALGARLSSGASLTDEEQQWLNDVMEAGYVKRTLTTIDQGLKLQLIAVEAHWQQVMAEVAADFATTLVEGEGGRIRICDNSDCRWMFYDDTRSRTQKYCDDKMCGNLMKVRRFRAKRKTQN, from the coding sequence ATGGACAGACTTTGGACTGATTTTGTAAACAGCGATTATCACGATTGGCGTGGGGGAGATCGATCGGAGGACAGGCTCGGGAAGGCGAACTGGCAGCAAGAATTTCTGGATCGATGGCAACTTCAGGCTTCTGTTCCTGCTTCTCCAGAAGATGAGTTATTGATGAGAGACTTCAGGAATGAATTGATGGCTCTTGGAGCCCGCTTGTCTTCTGGAGCATCATTAACGGATGAAGAACAACAATGGCTGAATGATGTTATGGAAGCAGGGTATGTAAAAAGAACATTGACTACAATTGATCAGGGACTGAAACTCCAACTAATAGCTGTAGAAGCTCATTGGCAACAGGTTATGGCTGAGGTAGCTGCTGACTTTGCAACAACGTTGGTGGAGGGAGAAGGGGGCAGAATTCGGATCTGTGATAATTCGGATTGCCGCTGGATGTTCTATGATGATACCCGAAGCAGAACTCAGAAGTACTGTGATGATAAGATGTGCGGCAACCTGATGAAGGTCAGAAGATTTCGAGCCAAACGCAAAACCCAAAATTGA
- a CDS encoding tyrosine-type recombinase/integrase, translated as MMTEEIQEKYADELEAFHIWMKDAGYTGHTVKSYTGDVVEFLVSIQGKSLEQVKKLHVLSFLSRARERGVSDATRNRKHAAVNCFYKSLIELELLTNNPAFGIKKSKTEKNRAPVFLDESGLTRFLESVEGKYRTRNLAVFLLMGYMGLRVGEVHALDCKDYNAERRTLDVFGKGRKWRSLPVPETVANVLSQAMAERLEPWRPKEEALFVSQKGKRLSIRSIQLISTETFERFQQESPANQRQNYSSHKLRHSFATMMLRRGADLRTVQELLGHASIQTTTVYTHVTSREKEEAMALLDVKLPTY; from the coding sequence ATGATGACTGAGGAGATCCAGGAGAAATATGCGGACGAGCTAGAAGCTTTTCACATATGGATGAAGGACGCCGGTTATACAGGCCATACGGTAAAATCATACACGGGTGACGTGGTGGAATTCCTGGTCTCCATTCAAGGAAAGTCACTGGAGCAGGTCAAAAAGCTGCATGTGTTGTCTTTTCTGTCCCGTGCGCGGGAGCGTGGGGTTAGTGATGCCACGAGAAATCGCAAACATGCGGCGGTGAACTGCTTTTACAAGTCCCTCATTGAACTCGAATTGTTAACGAATAATCCGGCTTTTGGGATCAAAAAATCCAAAACTGAGAAAAACCGTGCGCCCGTTTTCCTGGATGAAAGTGGGCTGACACGTTTTCTGGAGTCGGTAGAAGGCAAGTATCGCACACGCAATCTGGCTGTTTTTCTGCTGATGGGGTATATGGGATTACGGGTTGGAGAAGTGCATGCTTTGGATTGCAAAGACTATAATGCGGAGCGGCGTACATTGGATGTATTTGGTAAAGGTCGTAAATGGCGCTCGCTACCTGTACCGGAGACCGTGGCAAACGTCTTGTCTCAAGCTATGGCAGAGCGTTTGGAACCTTGGCGACCGAAAGAGGAAGCATTGTTTGTCTCGCAAAAAGGAAAGAGACTGTCGATTCGCAGCATTCAGCTCATATCTACGGAAACCTTTGAACGCTTCCAGCAGGAATCACCAGCCAATCAGCGTCAAAACTACTCCAGTCATAAGCTGCGTCACTCCTTCGCGACCATGATGTTACGGCGCGGAGCCGACTTGCGAACGGTGCAGGAGCTGCTCGGTCACGCATCGATTCAAACGACAACTGTCTATACACATGTCACCAGTAGGGAGAAAGAAGAGGCTATGGCTCTGCTTGACGTTAAACTTCCGACATATTAA
- a CDS encoding L-lactate dehydrogenase, whose amino-acid sequence MTNSAALKPSRVVIVGMGAVGTTTGYTLMLRQRSSELVFVDVNHDKATGEMLDMNHGLPFTGGVKVWAGDYSDCKDADIIIITAGASQKPGETRIDLLKKNASIFKEIIERITEVNSHGILLIATNPVDILSYTSWKQSGWPASRVIGSGTLLDSARFRYLIGKNKGIDPRSIHAHIIGEHGDSEVPVWSLANVAGTDLELDEETQQDIFDRTKNAAYEIINAKGATSYAIALALDRIVAAILGNEGSVLNVSTLLEDYNGVSDVYLGVPCVVDRNGVREILPLPLNETEKVAFQASANKLKEQIAGLE is encoded by the coding sequence ATGACAAATAGTGCAGCATTGAAACCAAGTCGTGTCGTGATTGTAGGCATGGGTGCGGTGGGAACAACAACGGGATACACGCTAATGTTGAGACAGCGTTCGTCCGAGTTGGTATTTGTGGATGTGAATCATGATAAGGCAACCGGCGAAATGCTGGATATGAACCACGGTCTTCCGTTTACGGGAGGCGTGAAAGTATGGGCTGGCGATTATTCCGACTGCAAAGATGCAGATATCATTATTATTACAGCAGGTGCCTCCCAGAAACCAGGCGAAACCCGGATTGATCTGCTGAAGAAAAATGCAAGCATTTTCAAAGAAATTATTGAGCGTATTACTGAAGTGAATTCTCATGGTATTTTGTTAATTGCAACGAATCCTGTAGATATTTTGTCCTATACTTCATGGAAACAAAGCGGATGGCCTGCTTCCCGTGTCATCGGTTCAGGCACATTGCTCGATAGCGCACGTTTCCGTTACCTCATTGGTAAGAATAAAGGGATCGACCCGCGTAGTATTCACGCCCACATTATCGGTGAGCATGGTGATTCCGAAGTACCGGTATGGAGCCTGGCTAACGTTGCAGGAACAGATCTGGAATTGGATGAAGAAACACAGCAGGATATCTTCGACCGTACCAAAAATGCAGCTTATGAGATTATTAATGCCAAAGGGGCCACTTCCTATGCAATCGCCCTTGCTCTGGACCGCATTGTAGCTGCAATTCTCGGCAACGAAGGCTCCGTTCTGAACGTGTCCACGTTGCTTGAAGATTACAATGGCGTATCGGATGTATATCTGGGCGTTCCATGTGTTGTTGATCGCAACGGTGTGCGTGAGATCCTTCCTCTTCCGTTGAATGAAACCGAAAAAGTGGCTTTCCAGGCTTCTGCTAACAAATTAAAAGAACAGATCGCTGGCTTGGAATAA
- a CDS encoding YCF48-related protein, protein MRSQWIKIAQTALLSIGIAALLAACTDSDQPPEAEPPQQQEDAGNTGQTLTVVPPVNSTESADMAKYQIQTRLTDFQLLNDNGGLAWGVTRNALRLYYTQDQGKTWTNISPSENVQFPANPQYGQSIYFVDRTHGWIVREGMGGTDTMVLRTNNGGVSWSLSSLSKTDKVTAISFVSPEKGWILTTVDTAIGKQDKKLYFTEDGGITWNRMSSSDEDGKKEAEEISQRGYTTGMTFSDPKHGFLTAIEFGTPKLYVTSDGGENWDKGPSFFDRNKFNGCGNFSVSSPQFFGREAQSAWMSMSCSQGKSTTFNGFFTTDGGKSWKLSNFTLNKQTGPNRNLSPVFLNALEGWAMQKGITYHTKDAGKTWSALPASSVLEKILEDYPEIVKIQMITSKLGWILVENTDAKRSLLLQTMDGGVHWKVL, encoded by the coding sequence TTGCGTTCGCAATGGATCAAAATCGCGCAGACAGCATTGCTGTCTATAGGTATAGCAGCCTTACTGGCTGCATGCACCGACTCAGATCAACCTCCGGAAGCAGAACCTCCACAGCAGCAGGAGGATGCCGGGAATACAGGGCAGACATTAACTGTCGTTCCCCCTGTCAACAGTACAGAATCTGCGGATATGGCCAAGTATCAAATACAAACCCGTTTGACCGATTTTCAGTTGCTTAATGACAATGGAGGATTGGCATGGGGGGTGACGCGTAATGCGCTGCGTCTGTACTATACACAGGATCAAGGAAAGACCTGGACCAATATTTCACCTTCGGAAAATGTACAGTTTCCGGCTAACCCTCAATATGGACAAAGCATTTATTTTGTAGATCGTACGCACGGTTGGATTGTTCGCGAAGGCATGGGTGGAACAGACACCATGGTGCTTCGTACCAACAATGGGGGGGTAAGTTGGAGTCTGTCATCGCTGTCCAAGACGGATAAAGTGACTGCGATCTCCTTTGTATCTCCTGAAAAAGGATGGATTCTCACTACGGTGGATACCGCTATTGGTAAGCAGGACAAGAAACTGTACTTTACCGAAGATGGTGGAATCACCTGGAATCGGATGTCTTCCAGTGATGAAGATGGCAAAAAGGAAGCAGAAGAGATTTCTCAACGTGGATACACAACAGGTATGACCTTCTCCGATCCGAAGCATGGTTTCCTGACGGCGATTGAGTTCGGCACACCGAAGTTGTACGTAACGTCAGACGGTGGAGAGAACTGGGATAAAGGACCATCTTTCTTTGATCGAAACAAATTCAACGGGTGTGGTAATTTTAGTGTCAGTTCACCCCAATTTTTCGGACGTGAAGCACAGTCAGCCTGGATGTCAATGTCCTGTTCTCAAGGGAAGAGCACGACATTTAATGGTTTTTTCACTACAGATGGTGGAAAGAGCTGGAAGCTATCCAATTTTACTTTGAATAAACAAACGGGTCCGAATCGTAACCTTTCACCGGTATTTCTGAACGCTCTAGAAGGTTGGGCGATGCAAAAGGGCATAACCTACCACACCAAGGATGCGGGCAAAACATGGAGCGCTCTTCCTGCGAGCAGTGTACTGGAGAAAATTCTTGAAGACTATCCGGAGATCGTGAAGATTCAGATGATTACCTCCAAACTTGGCTGGATATTGGTTGAGAATACAGATGCCAAAAGATCGTTGTTATTGCAAACGATGGACGGCGGTGTACATTGGAAAGTGCTTTAA
- a CDS encoding phosphotransferase: MNIQDLPIETKEHIGKVQKITFPKQGHTSTVAILDTFDQKYIIKKTENALYNEWLSDEYKVLQYLHHSGLPVPKVYSFHTEETSRWLLMDYIDGISLREFLSTMPDLESKEKAIFNFGRCLKKIHECSCPVELLSNDSPWLDTMLSKAEYNLTHFAVDGSAERLQQLKEARPRPIDNTFIHGDFTIDNVLVNDCNIVGVIDWAGAAYGDPRYDVALAIRPKPNAFDNERDKEIFYNGYGKLRITDEEYYYFEDGIYNFF, encoded by the coding sequence ATGAATATTCAGGATCTCCCCATTGAAACAAAAGAACATATAGGGAAAGTTCAGAAAATCACTTTTCCTAAGCAAGGTCATACTTCTACTGTGGCTATTCTGGATACGTTCGACCAAAAGTACATCATCAAGAAGACAGAAAACGCTCTTTATAATGAATGGTTATCCGATGAATATAAGGTGCTTCAATACCTTCATCATTCGGGACTCCCTGTTCCAAAGGTATATTCGTTTCATACGGAGGAGACATCGAGATGGCTTCTGATGGATTATATTGACGGAATAAGTTTAAGAGAATTTCTCTCTACAATGCCTGACCTTGAAAGTAAAGAAAAAGCGATTTTTAACTTTGGGCGTTGTTTAAAGAAAATACATGAATGTTCTTGTCCTGTTGAATTATTGAGCAATGACAGTCCTTGGTTAGATACAATGCTTAGCAAAGCAGAGTATAATCTAACTCATTTTGCGGTAGACGGCTCAGCAGAACGACTTCAACAGTTGAAAGAAGCACGGCCAAGACCAATAGATAATACTTTTATTCATGGAGATTTTACTATAGATAATGTGCTAGTTAATGATTGCAATATTGTTGGAGTTATTGACTGGGCAGGAGCGGCATATGGCGATCCAAGATATGATGTAGCATTAGCCATTAGACCGAAACCTAATGCGTTTGATAATGAAAGAGATAAAGAAATATTTTATAACGGTTATGGAAAGTTAAGAATAACGGATGAAGAGTACTATTATTTTGAAGACGGGATATATAACTTCTTTTAG
- a CDS encoding MBL fold metallo-hydrolase, with the protein MKEELNYGTDYKFIPVTSVGSGVGTEIRPDLFCYTIQIVNICLLGNPKSDDFVLVDAGMPKSANEIISVIEERFGANSRPKAVILTHGHFDHVGGVIELVEHWGVPVYAHPLEIPFLTGVKSYPEPDPTVEGGLVAKMSPAFPNEPINLGSHVQTLPPNGSVPHMPGFRWIHTPGHSPGHVSLFRESDGALIAGDAFATVKQEYMYKVLNQELEISGPPRYLTTDWEAAKQSVVKLESLKPLVAVTGHGLPMSGELLTTSLRKLVNEFDRIAIPDYGKYVN; encoded by the coding sequence ATGAAAGAAGAATTGAATTACGGTACAGATTATAAGTTTATTCCTGTAACTTCAGTGGGAAGTGGTGTGGGGACTGAAATACGACCTGATTTATTTTGCTACACGATTCAAATTGTAAATATCTGTTTATTAGGTAACCCGAAATCTGACGATTTCGTTTTAGTAGATGCCGGAATGCCAAAGTCAGCAAATGAAATAATTTCTGTCATTGAGGAACGTTTCGGTGCAAACAGCCGGCCCAAAGCAGTAATTTTGACCCATGGACACTTTGATCATGTCGGAGGGGTGATCGAACTCGTAGAACACTGGGGAGTTCCGGTTTATGCACATCCATTGGAGATCCCCTTCCTCACAGGGGTTAAAAGCTACCCGGAACCAGACCCTACGGTTGAAGGTGGTTTGGTAGCAAAGATGTCGCCAGCTTTTCCTAACGAACCAATAAACCTTGGAAGTCATGTACAAACGTTACCCCCGAACGGAAGTGTACCCCATATGCCAGGATTTAGGTGGATTCATACCCCAGGACATTCTCCCGGTCATGTTTCGTTGTTTAGAGAAAGTGACGGAGCGTTAATCGCAGGTGACGCCTTTGCTACTGTAAAACAAGAGTATATGTATAAAGTATTAAATCAGGAATTGGAAATAAGTGGACCCCCTCGCTATTTAACAACAGATTGGGAAGCTGCAAAGCAATCTGTTGTCAAACTTGAGAGTTTAAAGCCATTGGTTGCTGTAACTGGCCATGGACTACCGATGTCTGGTGAATTACTAACAACAAGTCTGAGAAAACTGGTTAATGAATTTGACCGTATTGCCATACCGGATTATGGAAAGTACGTAAACTAA
- a CDS encoding amidohydrolase family protein, whose product MCLVKTSYLLKNGCVLSMDARIGQYKRADVLIQDSLIMAIQPDLDIPDVEVIDASSMIIMPGLVDTHRHMWESLVKTAGTNWSLPVYLQNLYYGAMGSKLRPQDSYIANLLGSLEALNAGVTTVLDWSMPYSSDHTDELIRGLQDAGIRAVFAHGVPGETNYWNRDSQLTYSNDVRRVKERYFSSRDQLLTYGLAIRGPEFSHWDTTVKEIELAQELDAICSMHAGFGSWGSVDRSVSHMYEAGLLSPRVNIVHGNTMGMDEYKMLADSGASLSVTPEVEMMMGHGYPATGYFLEHGGTPTLGVDVVTSTGGDMFSQMKFALQAERSRANEQLLQQGEMPGELNLQSSQVLRFATSAGAQALGLEQKVGTLTPGKEADLIMIRTTDLNLFPVHDPIGAVVQFANPSNVDTVFVAGKLVKREGKLLHVDLDAIRHTAMQSQEYLLSQYRMSDAERIAFS is encoded by the coding sequence ATGTGTCTTGTGAAGACTAGTTATCTGTTGAAAAATGGCTGCGTGTTGTCGATGGATGCACGGATTGGACAGTATAAAAGGGCGGACGTTCTAATTCAGGATTCATTAATCATGGCGATTCAACCCGACCTAGATATTCCGGATGTGGAGGTCATCGATGCTTCATCCATGATTATTATGCCTGGGCTGGTGGATACACATCGGCATATGTGGGAATCACTGGTCAAAACAGCGGGAACCAATTGGTCATTGCCTGTTTATTTGCAGAATCTCTATTATGGTGCGATGGGAAGCAAGCTCCGCCCACAGGATAGTTATATTGCTAACCTGCTCGGTTCCTTGGAAGCGCTTAATGCAGGTGTTACGACAGTGTTGGATTGGAGCATGCCGTATTCCTCAGACCATACGGATGAACTGATTCGTGGTCTTCAGGATGCGGGGATTCGGGCAGTATTTGCTCACGGAGTTCCTGGTGAGACGAACTACTGGAACCGGGATAGTCAACTGACATATTCAAACGATGTGCGAAGAGTCAAAGAACGTTATTTTTCATCACGGGATCAATTGCTTACTTATGGGCTTGCTATTCGTGGTCCGGAGTTCAGTCATTGGGATACAACGGTAAAAGAGATCGAGCTGGCCCAAGAACTGGATGCCATCTGTTCCATGCACGCCGGATTTGGCAGCTGGGGATCGGTAGATCGCTCGGTTAGTCACATGTATGAAGCGGGGTTGTTAAGTCCTCGAGTAAATATTGTTCATGGTAACACCATGGGGATGGATGAATATAAAATGTTGGCGGATAGCGGTGCTTCCCTGTCGGTCACACCTGAGGTTGAAATGATGATGGGTCATGGATACCCGGCCACCGGCTATTTTCTTGAACATGGGGGAACCCCTACACTTGGTGTAGATGTTGTCACGTCCACAGGCGGAGATATGTTCTCGCAGATGAAGTTTGCACTTCAGGCAGAACGATCCAGAGCCAACGAACAACTTCTGCAGCAGGGTGAGATGCCAGGTGAATTGAACTTGCAGTCCAGCCAAGTACTGCGATTTGCAACTTCGGCTGGTGCACAAGCATTGGGATTGGAGCAGAAGGTCGGTACGTTGACCCCAGGAAAGGAAGCAGATCTGATCATGATTCGTACTACGGATCTGAATCTGTTCCCCGTCCATGATCCAATCGGCGCTGTCGTTCAGTTCGCCAATCCTTCCAATGTGGATACGGTCTTTGTAGCAGGTAAACTCGTGAAGCGAGAGGGTAAGCTGCTCCATGTTGATTTGGACGCCATTCGTCATACCGCGATGCAGAGCCAAGAATATTTGTTATCCCAGTACCGGATGTCAGACGCGGAGAGAATTGCTTTTTCCTGA